One genomic window of Branchiostoma floridae strain S238N-H82 chromosome 4, Bfl_VNyyK, whole genome shotgun sequence includes the following:
- the LOC118413999 gene encoding uncharacterized protein LOC118413999 isoform X3: MRTISVSGVALLLAVAIVVSSQGLAHGYNCNPPWSRRCAVTDTTGFGRRATDNQTLESGHPPLSDVDTAYEDDVRNLLVQILRSHMRPRTSRRWTVLED, from the exons ATGAGGACGATATCCGTATCCGGGGTGGCTCTGCTGCTGGCCGTGGCGATCGTGGTGAGCTCGCAAGGACTGGCGCACGGGTACAACTGCAA CCCACCATGGAGCCGGAGATGTGCCGTCACTGATACCACCGGCTTCGGCAGGAGGGCGACGGACAACCAGACTCTGGA GAGCGGCCATCCTCCCCTCAGCGATGTCGACACAGCGTATGAAGATGACGTAAGGAACTTGTTGGTGCAGATTTTGAG GTCCCACATGCGCCCAAGGACGTCTCGCCGCTGGACAGTGCTGGAGGACTGA
- the LOC118413999 gene encoding uncharacterized protein LOC118413999 isoform X2 has protein sequence MRTISVSGVALLLAVAIVVSSQGLAHGYNCKTPWNENCQTSRTADFGKRVPASQLSLREVLQSGHPPLSDVDTAYEDDVRNLLVQILRSHMRPRTSRRWTVLED, from the exons ATGAGGACGATATCCGTATCCGGGGTGGCTCTGCTGCTGGCCGTGGCGATCGTGGTGAGCTCGCAAGGACTGGCGCACGGGTACAACTGCAA AACGCCGTGGAATGAAAATTGTCAAACAAGTCGCACAGCAGACTTTGGAAAGAGGGTTCCTGCCTCACAACTTTCTCTTAGAGAAGTACTACA GAGCGGCCATCCTCCCCTCAGCGATGTCGACACAGCGTATGAAGATGACGTAAGGAACTTGTTGGTGCAGATTTTGAG GTCCCACATGCGCCCAAGGACGTCTCGCCGCTGGACAGTGCTGGAGGACTGA
- the LOC118414604 gene encoding protein amnionless-like isoform X2, with protein sequence MGTVKLRAKLPLLLLLLAVLSADGAKKIWLKNTNWMNSANWDRGSPPCSKQVVSFQEKPNPYAVFVQNDVSVGELVLPLNGEIVFADDLKVNFGSFTDDPACMAGDNRFVGGEPGDWLNPHNWRVEDDGNLVEPMSPEDDSSPTSPGDDTDGFPVLHAEVVPCTHDTVVFPENATYLVRLDHSKQVKHVDFTGKVYKRKPEFHQFLRSENGEMQFKLGPSGDIAVMGQDCKELSGCYCGNEEHMDLICDLYGDNCPPLTCSSPITPRGSCCPMCGSVLLLNYDDTFDIMAFQDRLVVDFVPKVREYTGRVKGRVSKLADGHVQLVLVDDVSGARNGMAAVEVGEHVASVIERDMGPYPTYGVKGLTIKNSGIGNVAQVARGSGGNTVLYIAAGAGGGAVFFIAILVSLVIIMKKRRADSEGGQNGASVRKPPMPAGAGRPGAAGQAGGGAGPSGGDKGADKGFENPVYDNPIKDNPLYADIPDDP encoded by the exons ATGGGGACAGTTAAACTACGGGCCAAACTGCCGCTACTGCTGCTACTGTTAGCAG TCCTGTCGGCCGATGGTGCAAAGAAGATCTGGCTGAAGAACACCAACTGGATGAACTCCGCCAACTGGGACCGAGGCTCGCCGCCCTGCAGCAAACAGGTCGTGTCCTTCCAGGAAAAG CCCAACCCGTACGCAGTGTTCGTGCAGAATGACGTCAGTGTGGGAGAATTG GTCCTCCCGTTGAACGGAGAGATTGTGTTCGCGGATGACCTGAAGGTCAACTTTGGATCGTTCACCGACGACCCCGCCTGCATGGCTGGAG ATAACAGGTTCGTGGGCGGAGAGCCGGGAGACTGGCTCAACCCGCACAACTGGCGCGTGGAGGATGACGGGAACCTGGTGGAACCGATGTCACCCGAAG ACGACTCTTCCCCCACCAGCCCTGGGGATGACACCGACGGGTTCCCGGTGCTGCATGCCGAGGTCGTGCCCTGTACCCACGACACCGTCGTCTTTCCGGAG AACGCCACGTACCTGGTGCGCCTGGACCACAGCAAGCAGGTCAAACACGTGGACTTCACCGGCAAG gtTTACAAGCGTAAGCCTGAATTCCACCAGTTCTTGAGGTCGGAGAACGGTGAGATGCAGTTCAAGTTGGGACCGTCAGGGGACATCGCTGTGATGGGGCAGGACTGCAAGGAGTTGTCCGGCTGTTACTGCGGTAACGAGGAA CACATGGACCTGATCTGTGACCTGTACGGAGACAACTGTCCTCCTCTGACCTGCAGCAGTCCCATCACCCCCCGCGGTAGCTGCTGCCCCATGTGCG GTTCAGTTCTCCTGCTGAACTATGACGACACCTTCGACATCATGGCGTTCCAGGACCGTCTGGTGGTGGACTTCGTGCCCAAG GTGCGTGAGTACACGGGCCGTGTGAAGGGCCGTGTGAGTAAACTGGCGGACGGGCACGTGCAGCTGGTGCTGGTGGATGACGTGTCCGGAGCTCGGAACGGCATGGCCGCGGTGGAGGTCGGGGAGCACGTCGCCTCCGTCATCGAGAGAG ACATGGGACCGTACCCGACCTACGGAGTGAAGGGTCTCACCATCAAGAACTCCGGTATCGGCAACGTCGCCCAAGTCG CACGAGGGTCCGGCGGGAACACCGTGCTGTACATTGCGGCCGGGGCCGGCGGCGGGGCGGTGTTCTTCATCGCCATCCTGGTGTCCCTCGTCATCATCATGAAGAA GCGCCGCGCGGACTCGGAGGGCGGACAGAACGGCGCTAGCGTGAGGAAGCCGCCGATGCCGGCGGGCGCAGGGCGTCCCGGAGCCGCCGGGCAGGCTGGCGGGGGTGCCGGGCCCAGCGGCGGGGACAAGGGGGCGGACAAGGGCTTCGAGAACCCCGTGTATGACAACCCCATCAAG GACAACCCTCTGTACGCCGACATACCCGACGACCCGTGA
- the LOC118414604 gene encoding protein amnionless-like isoform X1, translating to MGTVKLRAKLPLLLLLLAVLSADGAKKIWLKNTNWMNSANWDRGSPPCSKQVVSFQEKPNPYAVFVQNDVSVGELVLPLNGEIVFADDLKVNFGSFTDDPACMAGDNRFVGGEPGDWLNPHNWRVEDDGNLVEPMSPEDDSSPTSPGDDTDGFPVLHAEVVPCTHDTVVFPENATYLVRLDHSKQVKHVDFTGKVYKRKPEFHQFLRSENGEMQFKLGPSGDIAVMGQDCKELSGCYCGNEEHMDLICDLYGDNCPPLTCSSPITPRGSCCPMCGSVLLLNYDDTFDIMAFQDRLVVDFVPKVREYTGRVKGRVSKLADGHVQLVLVDDVSGARNGMAAVEVGEHVASVIERDMGPYPTYGVKGLTIKNSGIGNVAQVARGSGGNTVLYIAAGAGGGAVFFIAILVSLVIIMKKSCSSGPARDTAGRPRTASVRLTSWRRADSEGGQNGASVRKPPMPAGAGRPGAAGQAGGGAGPSGGDKGADKGFENPVYDNPIKDNPLYADIPDDP from the exons ATGGGGACAGTTAAACTACGGGCCAAACTGCCGCTACTGCTGCTACTGTTAGCAG TCCTGTCGGCCGATGGTGCAAAGAAGATCTGGCTGAAGAACACCAACTGGATGAACTCCGCCAACTGGGACCGAGGCTCGCCGCCCTGCAGCAAACAGGTCGTGTCCTTCCAGGAAAAG CCCAACCCGTACGCAGTGTTCGTGCAGAATGACGTCAGTGTGGGAGAATTG GTCCTCCCGTTGAACGGAGAGATTGTGTTCGCGGATGACCTGAAGGTCAACTTTGGATCGTTCACCGACGACCCCGCCTGCATGGCTGGAG ATAACAGGTTCGTGGGCGGAGAGCCGGGAGACTGGCTCAACCCGCACAACTGGCGCGTGGAGGATGACGGGAACCTGGTGGAACCGATGTCACCCGAAG ACGACTCTTCCCCCACCAGCCCTGGGGATGACACCGACGGGTTCCCGGTGCTGCATGCCGAGGTCGTGCCCTGTACCCACGACACCGTCGTCTTTCCGGAG AACGCCACGTACCTGGTGCGCCTGGACCACAGCAAGCAGGTCAAACACGTGGACTTCACCGGCAAG gtTTACAAGCGTAAGCCTGAATTCCACCAGTTCTTGAGGTCGGAGAACGGTGAGATGCAGTTCAAGTTGGGACCGTCAGGGGACATCGCTGTGATGGGGCAGGACTGCAAGGAGTTGTCCGGCTGTTACTGCGGTAACGAGGAA CACATGGACCTGATCTGTGACCTGTACGGAGACAACTGTCCTCCTCTGACCTGCAGCAGTCCCATCACCCCCCGCGGTAGCTGCTGCCCCATGTGCG GTTCAGTTCTCCTGCTGAACTATGACGACACCTTCGACATCATGGCGTTCCAGGACCGTCTGGTGGTGGACTTCGTGCCCAAG GTGCGTGAGTACACGGGCCGTGTGAAGGGCCGTGTGAGTAAACTGGCGGACGGGCACGTGCAGCTGGTGCTGGTGGATGACGTGTCCGGAGCTCGGAACGGCATGGCCGCGGTGGAGGTCGGGGAGCACGTCGCCTCCGTCATCGAGAGAG ACATGGGACCGTACCCGACCTACGGAGTGAAGGGTCTCACCATCAAGAACTCCGGTATCGGCAACGTCGCCCAAGTCG CACGAGGGTCCGGCGGGAACACCGTGCTGTACATTGCGGCCGGGGCCGGCGGCGGGGCGGTGTTCTTCATCGCCATCCTGGTGTCCCTCGTCATCATCATGAAGAA GTCTTGCAGCAGTGGTCCCGCGCGCGATACAGCCGGCCGCCCCAGAACCGCCTCCGTCAGACTTACCTCCTG GCGCCGCGCGGACTCGGAGGGCGGACAGAACGGCGCTAGCGTGAGGAAGCCGCCGATGCCGGCGGGCGCAGGGCGTCCCGGAGCCGCCGGGCAGGCTGGCGGGGGTGCCGGGCCCAGCGGCGGGGACAAGGGGGCGGACAAGGGCTTCGAGAACCCCGTGTATGACAACCCCATCAAG GACAACCCTCTGTACGCCGACATACCCGACGACCCGTGA
- the LOC118414605 gene encoding lymphocyte antigen 6B-like, translating into MSQTEVRVKLLIVFLQKLELKCAHNLSQGQTGDRMAGAGRLQLPVLALGLLLMAVQGTDGLRCYSCSATTGHPCQHDPAGLGPSSVRQCDASSDSCVTEYSYSTTNKSVTEFGRHCGHSLSCIGCLPLPNTDKAVCTSCCKTDLCNTDPGVTSGTATTARRHILLLLASSLLATILHVMFVK; encoded by the exons ATGAGCCAAACTGAAGTTAGAGTGAAGCTTTTAATCGTATTTCTACAAAAGCTGGAGTTGAAGTGTGCGCACAATCTCTCTCAG GGCCAGACAGGAGACAGGATGGCGGGTGCAGGCAGACTACAGCTGCCCGTCTTGGCACTGGGACTACTGCTGATGGCCGTACAGGGAACAG ACGGCCTGCGGTGCTACTCGTGCTCGGCCACCACCGGCCACCCCTGCCAACACGACCCGGCAGGGCTCGGCCCGTCCTCCGTCAGGCAGTGTGACGCCTCCTCCGATAGTTGCGTG ACGGAATATTCTTACTCCACCACAAACAAGTCTGTGACAGAGTTCGGCAGACATTGTGGCCACAGTCTCAGCTGTATTGGTTGTCTTCCATTGCCTAATACCG ACAAAGCAGTCTGCACCTCCTGCTGCAAGACAGACTTATGCAACACCGACCCTGGCGTCACTTCCGGTACAGCTACCACGGCACGACGTCACatcctgttgttgttggcatcttCTTTGCTAGCgacaatactacatgtaatgtttgtAAAATAA